Proteins from a genomic interval of Cucumis melo cultivar AY chromosome 7, USDA_Cmelo_AY_1.0, whole genome shotgun sequence:
- the LOC103504362 gene encoding uncharacterized protein LOC103504362 isoform X2, with the protein MGERKVLNKYYPPDFDPSKLPRVRRPKNQQMKVRMMLPMSIRCNTCGNYIYKGTKFNSRKEDVIGETYLGIQIFRFYFKCTRCSAELTIKTDPQNSDYVVESGATRNFEPWREEDEASEKEKHKRNAEEMGDPMKSLENRTLDSKREMDILAALDEMKSMKSRHATVSIDSMLVALQRTAAEKEKKLEEEDEALIKSIVFNNSNSYVRRISDDEFDDGSHSVQHLTNNDIASDFKAKVKMATLGRLLIRNLFRNLFRL; encoded by the exons ATGGGTGAGAGGAAGGTGCTTAACAAATACTACCCACCGGATTTTGATCCGTCAAAGCTACCAAGGGTTCGTAGACCCAAAAACCAGCAAATGAAGGTTCGTATGATGCTTCCTATGAGCATCCGGTGCAATACTTGTGGTAATTACATATACAAGGGCACAAAGTTCAATTCTCGCAAGGAGGACGTCATTGGTGAG ACATATTTGGGAATTCAAATTTTTAGGTTCTACTTCAAGTGTACCAGATGTTCTGCTGAGCTTACCATTAAAACAGACCCCCAAAACTCAGACTACGTTGTAGAATCAGGAGCCACACGTAATTTCGAACCATGGCGTGAGGAAGATGAAGCTTCTGAGAAGGAGAAACACAAAAGGAATGCGGAAGAGATGGGGGACCCAATGAAATCTTTGGAGAATAGAACCTTGGATTCCAAACGGGAGATGGACATTCTTGCTGCTTTGGATGAGATGAAGTCTATGaag TCGAGACACGCAACTGTGAGTATTGATTCAATGCTTGTGGCTTTGCAACGAACTGCTGCTGAAAAG GAAAAGAagttagaagaagaagatgaagcaCTGATAAAATCAATAGTCTTCAAT AACTCAAACAGTTATGTTAGAAGAATTTCAGATGATGAATTTGATGATGGTAGTCATTCTGTTCAGCATTTGACCAACAATGATATAGCATCGGACTTTAAAGCAAag GTGAAAATGGCAACGTTGGGACGTCTACTGATACGAAATTTGTTTCGAAATCTTTTCCGGTTATAG
- the LOC103504362 gene encoding uncharacterized protein LOC103504362 isoform X1 — protein sequence MGERKVLNKYYPPDFDPSKLPRVRRPKNQQMKVRMMLPMSIRCNTCGNYIYKGTKFNSRKEDVIGETYLGIQIFRFYFKCTRCSAELTIKTDPQNSDYVVESGATRNFEPWREEDEASEKEKHKRNAEEMGDPMKSLENRTLDSKREMDILAALDEMKSMKSRHATVSIDSMLVALQRTAAEKEKKLEEEDEALIKSIVFNNSNSYVRRISDDEFDDGSHSVQHLTNNDIASDFKAKKLRVSEGSPHDPTSTSTKADFLHSRMGEGENGNVGTSTDTKFVSKSFPVIVSVKKKPEVTAWVENKQSLQLQSNDTKTGLESLCQYDSDED from the exons ATGGGTGAGAGGAAGGTGCTTAACAAATACTACCCACCGGATTTTGATCCGTCAAAGCTACCAAGGGTTCGTAGACCCAAAAACCAGCAAATGAAGGTTCGTATGATGCTTCCTATGAGCATCCGGTGCAATACTTGTGGTAATTACATATACAAGGGCACAAAGTTCAATTCTCGCAAGGAGGACGTCATTGGTGAG ACATATTTGGGAATTCAAATTTTTAGGTTCTACTTCAAGTGTACCAGATGTTCTGCTGAGCTTACCATTAAAACAGACCCCCAAAACTCAGACTACGTTGTAGAATCAGGAGCCACACGTAATTTCGAACCATGGCGTGAGGAAGATGAAGCTTCTGAGAAGGAGAAACACAAAAGGAATGCGGAAGAGATGGGGGACCCAATGAAATCTTTGGAGAATAGAACCTTGGATTCCAAACGGGAGATGGACATTCTTGCTGCTTTGGATGAGATGAAGTCTATGaag TCGAGACACGCAACTGTGAGTATTGATTCAATGCTTGTGGCTTTGCAACGAACTGCTGCTGAAAAG GAAAAGAagttagaagaagaagatgaagcaCTGATAAAATCAATAGTCTTCAAT AACTCAAACAGTTATGTTAGAAGAATTTCAGATGATGAATTTGATGATGGTAGTCATTCTGTTCAGCATTTGACCAACAATGATATAGCATCGGACTTTAAAGCAAag AAGCTAAGGGTTTCTGAAGGATCTCCTCATGATCCTACCAGTACTTCAACAAAAGCTGATTTTCTCCATAGCCGCATGGGTGAAG GTGAAAATGGCAACGTTGGGACGTCTACTGATACGAAATTTGTTTCGAAATCTTTTCCGGTTATAGTTTCTGTTAAAAAAAAACCAGAAGTGACTGCTTGGGTGGAGAATAAACAGAGCTTGCAACTTCAAAGCAATGATACCAAAACTGGACTTGAGTCATTGTGCCAATACGATAGCGACGAGGATTGA